The DNA window GGTCATCCGCTGGGCGCGCGGTCACAACCAGGCCATGTTCCGCTACACCGGTCCGCTGTTGCGCAGCCGTCGCATCGGATGGCGCAGCAAGCTCGACGGCGTGCTGCTGCTCGGGGTGTACGTCCTGTCGCCGCTGCTGGTGCTGGCCTGGGCGGCAGCGCTGTCGCTGTGGCACCTGGGCGTGAACGAATCCGGGGTGGTGATCGTGCTCGCGGTGGCCAGTTACGCCACGCTCGGCAACTTCGCGACCTTCTTCGAGGTCGCCGCCGCCACGCATCTCGACCGCACCCGCCGGCGCGCCCGGCTGCTGCCGCTGCTCGCCACCGGCTTCCTGGTCACGGCCCTGTCGGTCACCGGAGGTGCGTTCGTGCAGCTGGCCGCCCTGAGTCCGCACCGCAAGAACTTCTGGCACAAGACGGCGAGGAACGGCGACTCATGAGCGTGACCGTCGTCACCGTGCTGTTCTTCGCGCTCGTCGTGGGTCTGCTGCTGGTACCCCTGGTACCGGCGCTGCGCGAGATCCGCAGCCGCTTCGACGCCGAGGCCCTGCCCATCGCGGCCGACGGAAGGGTCTCGTCCACCTACTTCGCCGAGCGCTTCCGCGCCGTCCTGGCCGATCGGCTGGCCGGTCCGGTCGAAGAGGTCCGGGCGAACGGTCAGCTCCTGCGGGGCCGGATCGACGGGGGCGAGTCCTTCGTGGTGTTGCCCGCCGCGCAGACGCGGGTCCCGGTCGACCACGACTCGCCGGACGAGACCATGGTCCTGGCCGTGGGCGATCTCGAGGTCGAGCCCGAGCGTGCGGTGGGGCGCGAGGTCTTCGCCGAGGGCGACGTCCGGACCGGAGACCACGCCGTGCTGCGCGCCACGCTGGCCGACGGCGACGTCACACTGGGTGAGGGAACCACCAGCCTGCGCTGGATCCACGCCGACGGCGAGGTGCGGGTCGGGCCGCGCGCCCTCCTGCACGGGCGCGTGTCGGCCGGTCGCAGGATCCGTGTGGCCGAGGGCGTCCGGTTCGAGCGGCTGCACGCTCCCCGGGTCGAATTCGGCAACCCGATCGACCCCGAGCCCCGCCCGCCCGAGGACCTGCGACCGTCGGGCCCCGAGGACCTCGACCCGCGCACCGAGACCGCGGCCGGACGCACCATCGTCCACGGCGACGTGACCCTGCCGGCCGGCACGCGGTGGACGGGCGACCTGGTCGTGAGGGGATCACTGCGCGCCGGACCGGAAACGCGGATCGAGGGATCGGTGAAGGCACGCGGCGTGCACCTGGAGTCCTCGACCGTCGTCACCGGGTCGGTGGTCAGCACGAAGGGCGCTTCGATCGGGCCCGAGGTCCGGATCGACGGCCTGTTGATCACCGAGGGTCACGTGCGACTGGGCCACGGCAGCGTCGTCGGCCGCGAACCCGACACGGCGACCCTGCGGGCCGAGACCATCGACGTCGAGGCCGGCTGCGTGGTCCACGGTACGGTCTGGGTGACCGAAGACGGAGGATGGACCGAATCGTGAACTCGAGGACCGAGTCGAGCCATCGTGGCTACCGGGGCGGACTGATTCCGGTCCACCGCGCACTCAACCACCTGGAGCTGCGCAAGCGCGACGGCGCGCTCGGCGTGCTGTTCGTGATCGCGCTCGTGGTGGGCTGGGCCGTGGCGTGGCCCTTCGTGGTCCGGGCGTGGGCGGCGATCGGCCGCTTCGCCTTCGAGGTGCTCGGGGTCCCCGCCCAGGTCCCGGTGATCACCCGCGCCTTCGCGTTCGGCGTCGAGCTGACCGTACCGCGCTTCGACGTGGCGGCCGCGCTTCCCACGACCGCACAGTGGAACGTGGGACTGGGCGTGGTCGCGGTGGTCCTGCTGGTGTCGATCTTCCTGCCGACCCGCTCGCTGCCACTCGTCTACCTGCTCCGGCTCCTCGCGGCGGTGCAGGTGTCGTCGCAGATCGTCTTCGCGCTGTTCGCCCCGGCGTTCCCCTACGACGTGGGCGGAATGACCGAGACGCTCTTGCTGGCGAACCTGTTCGTGATCGGACTGGTGCCCGTGATCATGGGATTCGCCTACAACCCGCTGGCCTACGGGTGGTCGCAACGACTGGCCGCGGCGCTGCTACCCATGGCGCACCTCGCGGTCACGGTCCCTCTTCTGTACGTGGCGCACGCCTGGATCCTGCACCACGGATCGCTGCTGTGGATGCCGCTGCTGTTCTGGGCCTTCGGCCTGGTGTTGAGCGTGTTCTCGATCGTGGCGTTCTACGGGTGGGCCGTGAGCTGGCCCCACGCGGTCCGGGCACGGCCGCGGCGACGTCTACGGCAGCCCCGCGTCCTGGGCACCGTGCTGCTGACCTTGGTCGTCGTTCCCGCGACCGCCGCGGCCGACGACACGGTCGAGTCGATCCAGCTCGGGCTGGACGTCGGGCGCTACACCGAGGACCTCGGCGGGGCCGAGAGCGGCTTCGTGGCCTACACCCGCGAGCGCTCGGGCGTGGATCGCTGGCGCTTCGACCTGGGTTTCGCCTCGCGCTTCGACGACACCGGGCTCGGTGTCGGAGCGTCGTACGGCCGTCACCTCGGCGCGAACACGCTGGTGTCGGCGGGGCTCAGCACGGGCGGCGGCGACGTCGTCCAACCCGACCTGCGCTTCGACATGGGACTGCGGCGCACCGCGCTCCTCGACGGGCGCCTGCTCGTCGACCTGGGCTACACGCACATCGAGAACAAGGGCGACAACAGCAGCGACGGGGTCGGCGCGGGCCTGCTCTACTCGCTCGGCGGCGGCTGGTCGGTGGGTGCCGACGGGCGTGTCGACATCGGCCAGCCGGGGGACACCCAGGGCCACACGGTCGCCGTGTCGCTCCTCTACGGGATCTACCGCAAGCTCTACCTGTCGGCCCGGGCCGAGACGGGCCGCGTGGCCTACCTGCTGGTCGGTCCCTCCGACGCCCTCGTCGAGTTCGACAGCCGCGGTCTCCGGCTCGGCGCCACGTGGTACGTGCAGGAGGACCGCGGGGTGGGCGTGGAATTCTCGGTGCTCGACACCGAGGTCTACGACCTCACCAACGTCGGGCTGCGCGCCTTCCGCGAATGGTAGACGGGCCGTCGCGCCGCACCGTCACGGCGCTGACGGTCGCGGTGGCGTGGCCGGCCTTCCTGCCACCGCTCACGCTCCTGCTGTCGTGGCTGCACGTCCCGATCCCACCGGTGGCGGCCGGCGGAATCGTGGTCTCGGGACTCGCCATGGCCGTGCTGCTGGCCAGGGGCGCGGCCCGGGGAACCGACCCCTCCGCTCGTCGCGTCGATCCCCACGTCGCCGGGGCCGTCCTGCTCGTGGGCGCCGTCGCGGTCCACCACCTGGTCCTGACCTGGCAGCGTCCGGTGCTCGACTGGGACGGCCTGTACTACCACCTGCCGGCCGTCCACGGCTGGCTGCGCGCCGACCGCGTGGTCTGGATCGAGGGCACCGACGACGTACCCTTCGTCAACGGCTACCCCATGGCGCTCGAGACCATGGGACTCCTGCTGGTCCGATTGCTCGACCACGGCCGGTGGCTCGACGCCCTGAATCTGATCCTGTGGCCGGCCGGTGCGCTCGGCCTGGCGGCGACCGCTCGCGCCTGGGGCGCCCGCCGGCCCTGGCCGGCCGTCGCGGCCGTGTCCTTCCTTGCCGTCCCGGCGTGGCACCTGGGCAGTACGACCGCCTACGTCGACGTCGGGTTGGCGGCCGCCACCTGTGCCTTCGTCGCGGTGACGGTGTGGCGCCTGCGAGGGATCGACCACGCGGGGGTCGCGCTGCTCTGGGGAGCGGCGGCGGGCCTGACGGCGAGCGTGAAGGGCACCGGCCTGCTGATCGCGGCCCTCGGGGTGGTCCTGCTCGTCGTGGATCTCACGCGCCGGGCCCCGGATCGGCGACCGGCCGCCCTGCGGGCCCTGACGCTGGGTGTGGCGGTCCTGGTGCTGGTCGGTGGACTCTGGCCGGCACGTGCCCTCGTGCACGCGGGAAACCCCGTCCATCCCGTCGAGCTGCGACTGGGAGCGAAGGTCCTGGCCCCGGGGACCGACGCCCACGCGGCCGCCGCCCTGTCCACGCCCGCCGATCTCGCCGACGTTCCGGCCCCGCTGCATCCGCTGGCCATCTGGGCCCGTCCGTTCCGAGCGGTCGAGGTCTACGACCAGGCCGAGGGACTGGGCCCGGTCTGGACGCTGGGGGCCCTGCCGGCCCTCCTCGTGCTCGTTCTCACCCGGCGGCGCCTCGAGGTGCTGGGGCCGGTCGCCCTGGGTCTGGCCCTGCTGCTGGCACAACCCGCGCCGTGGTGGTCGCGTCTCACCCTGTGGATGCTCGCGCTCGGTCTGCCCGCCCTCGCCGCGGTGGCGTCGCGATCCCGGGGAAGGATCTCCGGCCGACTCGTCCCGGCGGCCGCCGTCGTGGTCCTGCTGGCCGGCGCGATCACGAGTGTCGGAGCGGTGCGGGCCGACCTCGCGCGAGGGCGGACCCCGGACGGCTACCTCGACTCGATCGAGTTCTACTTCCCGGAACTGGCTGCGCACCCGCGTCTCGACGAAGCCCTCGCAGCCGACGCGATCGGACGCAGTCGTTGGAGTCGGCAGGGTTCGCTGCTCGGCGGTGCGCTCGCACAGCCGGTCGGCGCACGGGCGGTGGTCCGGGTCGACGATCCGCGCGATGCACCGTCCGACCTCCGCTGGATCCTGTGGGACGTCACCGCGGCGGGCGATCCGCCGCCGCCCGGAGTCAGCGCGTGGCGACCCGTCGGACCGCCACGGAACGGCTTCCTGTTGCTCGTCCGGATCGCGGCCCCGAGGCGCTGAAGCGCTCTCCACCCTGCGCCTCTGTCAATTTGTGATGACCCGGAACGCCCCCTGGTCAGCCCTCTCCGCGCGCTCTATGTTGCGCCCGTTCCCGCGTGCACAACCCTCTCCCGCAAGGACGCCACGATGAGCGAGGAGACGATCCGCGACCTTCACCGACGCCGCGCCGAGTCCTACGCGGGCGGGGGCGAGAAGCGCATCGAGAAGCAGCACGCGGCCGGCAAACTCACCGCGCGCGAGCGCCTGAGCCTGCTCTTCGACCCCGACACCTTCCAGGAGATGAACCTCCACCTGCGGCACCGCGCCACGAACTTCGGGCTCGACCGCAAGGAGTTCCCCGGCGAAGGCGTGGTCACCGGTTTCGGATCGGTCGACGACCGCCCGGTCTACGTGGCCAGCCAGGACTTCACCGTGGGCGGCGGCAGCGTGGGCGAGGGCACCGCGCACAAGATCGTCGAGGTCATGGACGCCGCGCTGCAGACGGGCGACCCCTTCCTGTTCATCAACGACGGCGGCGGCGCGCGGATCCAGGAGGGCGTCGACGCCCTCAGCGGCTACGGCGACATCTTCTACCGCAACGTGCTGCTCTCGGGCGTGGTCCCGCAGATCAGCCTGATCATGGGACCCTGCGCCGGCGGCGCGGCCTACTCGCCCGCCCTGACCGACTTCGTGATCATGGTCCGGGGCGAATCGCAGATGTTCATCACCGGCCCGAAGGTGATCAAGGAGGTCACCGGCGAGGACATCGACGCGGAGTCGCTCGGCGGCGCCGACGCCCACGGAACACATTCGGGAGTGGCCCACTTCGTCGTGGACAGCGACGAAGAGGGAATCGCGCTGGCCAAGCGTCTGCTCACCTTCCTGCCCAGCAACAACACCGAGGACCCGCCTTTCGATCCGTCGTCGTGGGACGGCGAGGTCGTCAGCGACCCCGAGCTGAACGAGATCGTCCCGACCGATCCGCGGCAGGCCTACGACATCCGCGACGTGATCCGGCGCGTGATCGACAACGCCGACTTCGTCGAGATCCTCGAGCAGTTCGCGCCGAACATCGTCACCGGTCTGGCGCGGATCGAGGGCCGGGTGGTGGGCGTGATCGGCAACCAGCCGAAGGTCCGCGCCGGCGTGCTGGACATCGACGCCTCGTCGAAGGGCGCGCGCTTCGTGCGCTTCTGCAACGCCTTCAACATTCCGCTGGTCACCTTCGTCGACGTGCCCGGCTTCCTTCCGGGGGTGTCGCAGGAACAGGGTGGAATCATCAAACACGGCAGCAAGATGCTCTTCGCCTATGCCTCGGCCACCTGCCCCAAGCTGACCGTGGTGCTGCGCAAGGCCTACGGCGGGGCCTACCTGGCCATGTGCGCCAAGAGCATGGGTGCCGACCGGATCTGCGCCTGGCCCGCCGCCGAGATCGCGGTCATGGGCGCCGAGGGTGCGGTGAACATCCTGTACCGACGCGAGATCAACGAGGCCGAGGACCCGGTGGCCGAACGGGCGAAGCGGATCGCCGAGTACCGCGAGCTGTTCGCGAATCCCTACGTGGCGGCCGGGCGTGGACTCGTGGACGACGTGATCGAGCCGGCCGACACGCGCCTGTACCTGGCCACCTCGCTGCAGGTCCTGCGCAGCAAACGCGAGCTGCGGCCGCAGAAGAAGCACGGCCTCATCCAGCTGTAGATCGGACGCCCATGGAGCACACCGCGATCACCAGCACTTCGGACGCCGTGACCCTGGCCGTGGTCGGCTTCCTGATCGTGTTCATGGTGCTGGCCCTCACGGCGACCCTGGTCTGGCTGGTGGGCCGTTTCGACCTCCGGTGGCAACGCCACGAGCAGGTCACCGAGCAGCAGCGGACCGACCGGGAGCCCACGATCGACGCGACCACGGCGGTGATCATCGCGGCCGCCGTCGCCACGTACCTCGGGGGCCGGGCACGCATCCGCTCGGTCCGGCGTCTGATCCCCGCCGCGGGCGAGCCCAGCACCTGGTCGGCCCAGGGTCGCGCCACCCTGCTCGGTTCGCACGCGATCTCCGGCCGCCACGGTTCCTCGCGTCACCCATGAACCCTCCGGACCATCCGATTCCGACGGCCACTCCGCGCGCACACGCCGCGACCCGGCACACCGGCCGCAACCAGGAGACCAGTCGATGAAGCTGAAGATCACCGTCCACGGAGTCGCCTACGAGGTCGAGGTCGAAGTCCTCGACGCCGGAGACGGATTCGCCGCTCCCTCGGCCCTGCCTCCCGTCGCTCCGCGCCCGGGAACGAGCCCCACTCCGGCGCCGTCGAATCCCGCGCCGGCGGCGCCGAAGCCGGCCGAGGCCACCCCCGCCCCGTCGGGCGACAGCAAGGGAACGGTGAACTCGCCGATCGCCGGAACGGTCGTCGAGGTCCGCTGCTCGGTCGGGGATCAGGTCGACAAGGACCAGGTGCTGATCGTGGTCGACGCCATGAAGATGCACACGTCGATCGCCTCGCCGCTGGCGGGGAAGGTGGCCGCGGTGAAGGTCGGCGTGGGCGATGCGGTGCGCGAGAACCAGCCGCTCGTCGAGATCGGGTAGAGCGGGCCCGCCATGGACATCCTCCTGGACTTCCTGCAGGCCGGCGCGATCGGCAACATGACGTGGGGCAACTTCGTCATGCTCATCGTCGGTTGCGTGTTCATCTATCTGGCGATCACCAAGGACTACGAACCCCTGCTGCTCGTCCCGATCGGATTCGGGATCCTCGTCGGCAACATTCCCATGTCCGAGGGCATGGGGATCGGGGTCTACGAACCGGGCAGCGTGCTGTCGATCCTGTACCTGGGCGTGAGCCAGGGGTGGTACCCGCCGCTGATCTTCCTGGGCATCGGCGCGATGACCGATTTCTCCTCGCTGATCGGCAATCCCCGCCTGGTCCTGCTCGGGGCCGCGGCGCAGGCCGGGATCTACATCACCTTCCTCGGCGCCATCCTCATGGGTTTCGACGCCGAGCACGCCGCGGCGATCGGGATCATCGGCGGGGCCGACGGACCCACCGCGATCTTCCTGTCGTCGAAGATGGCCCCGGACTACCTGGGCGCCATCGCGATCGCGGCCTACTCGTACATGGCCCTGGTGCCGGTGATCCAACCGCCGATCGTGAAGCTGCTCACCAGCCGGCGGGAACGGCTGATCCGCATGTCGCCGAGCCGGCCGGTGAGCAAGCGCACGCGGATCCTCTTCCCGATCGTGGGCTTCCTGCTCACCACCATGCTCGCGCCGGGGGCGATTCCCCTGCTCGGCATGCTCTTCTTCGGCAACCTGCTCAAGGAGAGCGGCGTGACCGAGCGGTTGGCCAAGACGGCACGAACGGCCTTCGTCGACGTGATCACCATTCTTCTGGGCCTGACCGTGGGAACCTCGACCGACGCGACGCGGTTCCTCACGCCGCAGTCGATCCAGATCTTCATGCTGGGTGCGGCGAGCTTCGCGATCGCCACCGCGGCGGGCGTGATGTTCGCCAAGGGACTGAACCTGGTCGTGCGCGACAAGATCAACCCGATCATCGGGGCGGCGGGCGTGTCGGCGGTTCCGGACTCGGCGCGTGTGTGTCAGATGATGGGGGCCAAGGAGGACCCGCAGAACTTCCTGATCATGCACGCCATGGCGCCGAACGTGTCGGGGGTGATCGGTTCGGCCGTGGCCGCCGGCGTGTTCCTGGCGACCTTCGCTCGCTGAGAAGCCGGTCGATCAGTCGCGGTCGTGGCTGCCGACGCGGTCGGCCAGCTTGAAGTACTCGGTCACGCCGAAGTGCTCCCGCATGACCACGTCGGCCACCACGAGTTCGTTGCGGGCCGACTCCAGCCGCTCGATGACCGGCGCGTCCTCGGGGAGCTGCCCGGGGAGCTGCTCGAGGACTTCGCGGAAGGTCGCCAGGATCGTCTCGATGCGCGGCAGGACTTCCTGCGCCGGGTCGTCGTAACCCGGACGCGAGGATCCCGTCAGCACCCCCGACCGCGAGGTCGCACGATCGGCCACGTACATCCCACGCTCGTCGATCCGGAGTTCCCGCAGGTCGGAGGCGTGGTTGCTGCCGCTGTGCTTGCGCACGCTCACGAAGCGCTCGAGACGCCCGTGGCCTTCGGCCACCGAGAACTGGATCTGCGCGTCGAGGAGTTCGCCGAGATCCTGATCGTGGACGGTCGCGTCGCCGCGCATGTGCGACAGGCGCTGGATCAACAGCGCGGTGGCCCCCACCGACCGCAGCATCTCCACGAGCACGACCGTGTCGTCGTTCACCCCACGGGCGTCCTCGCACAGGTCGGCGAAGTCGTTCAGGGAGTCGAGGGCGAAGGCGTCGGGCGAGTGGGCCGCCACGGCCTCGAAGAGCCGATTGAGGAAGATCTCCGGGGTCATGCCGACCCAGTCGGCGCGCACGAGCTGGAGCTGTCCGGAGTCGACGGATCCCGACCAGTCCAGACCCAGCGAGGCGGCATCGGCGACGACCTGGCCGGGACTGCGGTGGAAGCTCACGAAGAGTGCCGGCTTCCCCCGGCGCATCTGCTCGTCGAGGAAGTGGTAGGTGAGCACCGTCTTGCCCGAGGCCTGGTAGCCGCTCACGCCGTTGACGCTGCCTTCCCACAGCCCGCCGTTCAGCATCGTGTCCAGGCCCGGCACCCCGGTCGAAACACGATCGCGGCGCGTGTCGCGGGTCTCGATCAGACCGAAGCGCACGTCCTGCGGACGCAGTCGCGGGTACACCACGAGACCCTCGGCCGACAGCGTGAAGGGATGACGGCCCGAGGTGTGTCCCTGTCCGCGCGTCTTGCGGATCTCGACCGAACGCAGGTTCTCGCCACCGCGAGCCCGGCGCCCGTTGAGGACGCGTATGGACGCGTCGACCAGGTACTCCTCGAAGGCGATGTCGCGCTCGTCGTTGCGTTCGAGCTCCTTGACCAGGATCGAGTTCACGCCCTGCAGTTTGAAGTAGCTGAGCACTCCGGCCAGGACCTCACGGAGCTCGGTCTCGCTGTCGGACACGCGCTTGAAGTGCGTGACGCTGTCGATGAGGATCCGCCGGACCCCCATCTGCTTCACCAGATCGTCGATCAGATCGTTGCGACCGTTGAAGGAGTCGAGCACGCGCTGGGGCGGCGTCCATACGATCCGCAGCTTTCCGGTGGCCTCGAGTTCCTCGAGATCGACGCCCTGGGTCCACGCCTCCTCGTAGATCTGCCGCGGG is part of the Candidatus Krumholzibacteriia bacterium genome and encodes:
- a CDS encoding OadG family transporter subunit, giving the protein MEHTAITSTSDAVTLAVVGFLIVFMVLALTATLVWLVGRFDLRWQRHEQVTEQQRTDREPTIDATTAVIIAAAVATYLGGRARIRSVRRLIPAAGEPSTWSAQGRATLLGSHAISGRHGSSRHP
- a CDS encoding ATPase domain-containing protein, giving the protein MSNGLGRMPTGIPGLDRLLEGGIVRGNSLLIEGPPGSGKTTFGVRMIAEGVRQHDEPGLIISFEEFPRQIYEEAWTQGVDLEELEATGKLRIVWTPPQRVLDSFNGRNDLIDDLVKQMGVRRILIDSVTHFKRVSDSETELREVLAGVLSYFKLQGVNSILVKELERNDERDIAFEEYLVDASIRVLNGRRARGGENLRSVEIRKTRGQGHTSGRHPFTLSAEGLVVYPRLRPQDVRFGLIETRDTRRDRVSTGVPGLDTMLNGGLWEGSVNGVSGYQASGKTVLTYHFLDEQMRRGKPALFVSFHRSPGQVVADAASLGLDWSGSVDSGQLQLVRADWVGMTPEIFLNRLFEAVAAHSPDAFALDSLNDFADLCEDARGVNDDTVVLVEMLRSVGATALLIQRLSHMRGDATVHDQDLGELLDAQIQFSVAEGHGRLERFVSVRKHSGSNHASDLRELRIDERGMYVADRATSRSGVLTGSSRPGYDDPAQEVLPRIETILATFREVLEQLPGQLPEDAPVIERLESARNELVVADVVMREHFGVTEYFKLADRVGSHDRD
- a CDS encoding sodium ion-translocating decarboxylase subunit beta; its protein translation is MDILLDFLQAGAIGNMTWGNFVMLIVGCVFIYLAITKDYEPLLLVPIGFGILVGNIPMSEGMGIGVYEPGSVLSILYLGVSQGWYPPLIFLGIGAMTDFSSLIGNPRLVLLGAAAQAGIYITFLGAILMGFDAEHAAAIGIIGGADGPTAIFLSSKMAPDYLGAIAIAAYSYMALVPVIQPPIVKLLTSRRERLIRMSPSRPVSKRTRILFPIVGFLLTTMLAPGAIPLLGMLFFGNLLKESGVTERLAKTARTAFVDVITILLGLTVGTSTDATRFLTPQSIQIFMLGAASFAIATAAGVMFAKGLNLVVRDKINPIIGAAGVSAVPDSARVCQMMGAKEDPQNFLIMHAMAPNVSGVIGSAVAAGVFLATFAR
- a CDS encoding acyl-CoA carboxylase subunit beta, which encodes MSEETIRDLHRRRAESYAGGGEKRIEKQHAAGKLTARERLSLLFDPDTFQEMNLHLRHRATNFGLDRKEFPGEGVVTGFGSVDDRPVYVASQDFTVGGGSVGEGTAHKIVEVMDAALQTGDPFLFINDGGGARIQEGVDALSGYGDIFYRNVLLSGVVPQISLIMGPCAGGAAYSPALTDFVIMVRGESQMFITGPKVIKEVTGEDIDAESLGGADAHGTHSGVAHFVVDSDEEGIALAKRLLTFLPSNNTEDPPFDPSSWDGEVVSDPELNEIVPTDPRQAYDIRDVIRRVIDNADFVEILEQFAPNIVTGLARIEGRVVGVIGNQPKVRAGVLDIDASSKGARFVRFCNAFNIPLVTFVDVPGFLPGVSQEQGGIIKHGSKMLFAYASATCPKLTVVLRKAYGGAYLAMCAKSMGADRICAWPAAEIAVMGAEGAVNILYRREINEAEDPVAERAKRIAEYRELFANPYVAAGRGLVDDVIEPADTRLYLATSLQVLRSKRELRPQKKHGLIQL
- a CDS encoding YaiO family outer membrane beta-barrel protein; this encodes MNSRTESSHRGYRGGLIPVHRALNHLELRKRDGALGVLFVIALVVGWAVAWPFVVRAWAAIGRFAFEVLGVPAQVPVITRAFAFGVELTVPRFDVAAALPTTAQWNVGLGVVAVVLLVSIFLPTRSLPLVYLLRLLAAVQVSSQIVFALFAPAFPYDVGGMTETLLLANLFVIGLVPVIMGFAYNPLAYGWSQRLAAALLPMAHLAVTVPLLYVAHAWILHHGSLLWMPLLFWAFGLVLSVFSIVAFYGWAVSWPHAVRARPRRRLRQPRVLGTVLLTLVVVPATAAADDTVESIQLGLDVGRYTEDLGGAESGFVAYTRERSGVDRWRFDLGFASRFDDTGLGVGASYGRHLGANTLVSAGLSTGGGDVVQPDLRFDMGLRRTALLDGRLLVDLGYTHIENKGDNSSDGVGAGLLYSLGGGWSVGADGRVDIGQPGDTQGHTVAVSLLYGIYRKLYLSARAETGRVAYLLVGPSDALVEFDSRGLRLGATWYVQEDRGVGVEFSVLDTEVYDLTNVGLRAFREW
- a CDS encoding biotin/lipoyl-containing protein, whose amino-acid sequence is MKLKITVHGVAYEVEVEVLDAGDGFAAPSALPPVAPRPGTSPTPAPSNPAPAAPKPAEATPAPSGDSKGTVNSPIAGTVVEVRCSVGDQVDKDQVLIVVDAMKMHTSIASPLAGKVAAVKVGVGDAVRENQPLVEIG